A segment of the Flavobacteriales bacterium genome:
GAGCATCTTGGTCTTGTTTTCCATGGGGATGACGCAGCGCTTCAACGGGGTTGCGTCCCCTCCGGTTACAATATTTTCAACACGCTCACCCAGGCCTCACGGCACCAATTCCCCTAGACGCGCGCATGGTTCCTGCGGTTGCCACTGCAGCCCCAGCCAGGAACCAAGGCCATGGGTAGCGATTCGGGATATAGTCCCGGCCCTGCATGAGGGCCTTTGCACCAGCGTCGCCCATAGAGGTAACGCTCGTGAGGGCGTCGAGCCCCTCAACGCGCATCAAAGGGTCGATGGTGAATGATATGATCATGAGCAAGGCGCCGGTGATCAGCATCGCCCATGAGCGGCCATCGACCCGGAAGGAAGCGGATCTTGACCGGCCGAGCAGGATCACGCAGGCCAGTATGATCAGGCCCAAGGAGATCGCGCACGGCGCCCACACCGGCCCCACCCAAGGCACTGGAATCAGAAAGAGCAGGTCGCGGCTCAGGAGGCTCGAAGGCCAGCCGAGGATCACCTTCAACCATGCATAGTAGAAGATGTCCCACATGCCGAAGCCGAAACAGAACCAGGCGAAGCGCTCCAAGGCCGACCTTGTGATCAATGCGGCTGGCGCAAGCAGCATCAGCAAGGTGGCCAGCTCACGACCGATCTCGGTGCCGATGAGCGATCGATCCATGGGGACCAGCGGGAAATCGAAGCCCTCTGGGTAATACAGTGCGCGCAAATAAACCACCACCGCGCTCTCCAGGAAGGCCATGGCGATGTAGAAAGCGCTCATCCACGCGAATGCGCGGCGGATGTCAGTGCGCATGGGAGATGTGGAGTTGGGCGAGCAACCCGCGGTGGTCGCTGCCAGGAATACTGAAACTGCCGATCGCTGATGCGCGCAACGGCCCGCGCACCAAGGCATGATCGAGAGGGATGAAGGCGATCGGTCCGATGGATGGCCACGTAGCCATGCCCGGATCATTCAAGGAGCGGAGTCCGCTGCCTGCGCAAAGCCTGCGGTAGGCATCGTCCCAATGCACGGTGTTCAGATCGCCGATGAGCACGGTGGGCAATTCGCTCCGTGCGATGCGATCGGCAAGTGCGCGCAGTTGGGCATTGCGCCGCGCGAATTGGCCAGGGCTGCCCGGCGACGTGGCGTGCGCGATGAAGACGCGGACCGGGCCTGCTTCAGTTCCCACCTCGGCTTCGATGAACGGAGCCCCGGCCATGACAACGACCTCCGCATGGTGCAAGGGCACGCGGCTGAATAGCGCGATGCCATAGCAATTGGTGCGGGGCGCGATCACCTGGTGCGGGTACTCGGATTTCAAGCCCTCGCGCAGCGCCAGCGCCCATTCCGGACTGACCTCCTGCACACTCACCAGGTCGGCATCGGCCCCGAGGATCTCGGCGAGGACCGCACTGCGACGTGTATTCGGCTGGAGCACATTCAAGTGAGCAATGCGCAGATGAGGCCTCTCACTTGGGGCGATCAGGTCCTGGCTGGGCACTTGCAGGAGCTGCAGCACGATGAGCGAGCCAAGCATCGCGGCCGATGCCGGCCACCACCAGCGCTTGAGCAGCAGCAAGAGTGAGATTGCCGTGAACGCCACGGCCCACCAGAGCGCGAAGGCGCGCGCCAACATGGGCAAATAGGCATCGGGCGCGAAAGCCAGTCCGCACGCGAGCGCGAGCAGCAGCGAGGTGATGAATAGCTGGCGGCGATGATTCATGGTTGAGCTCGCTGTTCCCTTTCGAGCTTGTTGATCCGCTTCAACACCAGCCATAAGGGCACCGCGCCGAACACGCCGAAGGAAGCATCGACGCATCGCCAGAAGAACGGGATGTCGCGCACGGGCGCCCATGCAAAGGCCAGCACCAACACCAGTGCACAGCACCACAGTCCCCACTCCACCACCCACTTGTTGCGCAGTGGGTCGCGCCAAGGGCCAATGAAGGCCAGGCCGATCACCACGTGCGCGAAGGCCAGCCAGTCGGTGCCATAGAAGAGGATCGGATAGGTGGCATCCACGTGCGCCACGGCCTCAGCGGCATGCGAAGCCCATTGGTGCACCACGCCGCCGATCGGCGCGGTCCAGGCCTGCAACAGGCCGGTGAGCCAGACCAAGGGCACGGCCGTGAGCCCGCTGATGACCAGCGCTACCATGAAGAAGGCGAGCCAGCGGCGGATGTAGCGCAGGTCGTTCATCGCACAGCTACGACCGCCTTCTCCTTCAGACAGCTAAGTGTTCGCGCGTCCGACCAGGTCCACTCCTGCCAGTGCTGGGCCTGCATGCGCTCCATGAATCGGTCGCGCTTCGCATCAAGGGCAGTCCGGAACGCCTGCGGCTCCAAATGACCGACCCAACGGACGCGGTTGCTCTTGTGCCGTTCCATCTGCTGTTCCACAAGGCCAATGTTGGCATAGAGCAGCGGCAGCACCTTGTCGCTCATCGCGAGGTAATTGTCGATGTCGATCTCGCCCGGGTTGCTGTGCCTCAGGTTCACGCGCACGATGAAGCTGTCCCAATCGACCGTGGTGAGGCCGATCAGCATGGCGAAGGCGGCCCAGGTGTTCACCCGCACCAAGTAGTAGAGCGTGCGCCGCTCGCGCACCTTGATGAACAAGGTGACCAGCCCGACCAGCACGAGCGCGAGGAACACGATCACGCCGATGCGCTTGTAGGCCAGGCCATGGAAACCGATGTAATGCCAGTTGCGCAGGAACACGGAGACCGCCAGGATGCCGTTCTGTACCACCCACAGCAGGGCGAGGCGCTTAAGCCAGGCGTTGCGCCAATAGAAGTTCTGATTGCCCCGGAAGAACCAGAGCACCACCACGATGCTCAGCAGGATGCTGAAGATCAGCGCCCATGTGCCCTCATGCACGAACTGCTTCAGGCTGAAATCCTCAGGCACGGTGAAGCCGAACCACACCCAATCGATGTCGATGATATTCACCACCAACAGCAGCACGTTCACCAGGGCCAACAGGACTATCCCGCGACGGCGCTCGCGCTCCAATGGATCCATCGCCAACGGCGCGAGCCAATGCGGGCGATTTACGCGGATCCGGCGCATGGCGTCGCTCATCCCCTCTTCCCATTGCGCCACCAGCTTGGGCGCGAAGCGGAATAGCATTCCCGCGCAGACGAAGAGGCCGAAGAGGAAGAAAAGGGCATGCGCCGTGAATACCAGCTCGAAGAACTGAGCGACTACCTGCCAGATGCCGTCGAGGAATCCGGCCGTGAGGTGATCGAATTTCGGATTGCCCACACGATAAAGCTGGAAGAAGATCGCGAGTACGAGCAACGGGATCACGCTCAACCGTGCCCAGCGCCAACCGGTGCGCGCGGCGCCACGCTTCGGAAGGAGCTCATTGGTGCCATCGAGCGTGGCAATGGGCAGCGACACGTAGTTCGCGAGGGCTTGCGAGAAGGCGAGCGGGATGCTCCGGAGCGTGCGCTCATGGCCCATCGCGCTCGACCAGATCAAACCGAGCACCGCCATGATCGGCGCGATCACGCTGCCATGGACCGCTACCATCAAGGCGGCCACCACGGTGCCGAGCATCGCCCAGCGCGCTGGCAGACTCAAGGCCTCCAACCCGATGCGGTGCGCAATGAGCACCACCATGAGCACGGCGAAGAGCGCAAGATTCAAACCGATGCCCATCTGGAAGAAGAGCCGGTCGAAGATGAAGGCCGAGAGCAGTGCGATGATCAGTGCGGACCGGGATCGGATCCAGGAGGCGATGGCATTCATGGGTCAAGGTTTGGGTATGAGGCGCTCGATGGCGTCGAGGTGATCACGGAATGCGCGCCCGCCGGCTGCGGTCGCCTTGTAGCTGGTGTTGGGGCGCTTGCCGATGAAGCGCTTGCGCACCTGCACGTACTTCAATTCCTCCAAGGCGGACAAGTGGCTGGCGAGGTTGCCATCGGTAACGCCTAGGAGCTCCTTCAATTGCGCATGGTCCACCCACTCATTCACGGCGAGCACGGCCATGATGCCCAAGCGCACCCGGCTCTCGAATGCTTTATGGAGCCCTTCTATCATGCCTTCTCACCTCCACGCTCGTGACGCAGCCACATGAGGCCGCCATAGAAGATGTGCAGCACGCCGAAGCCCAGCGCCCAGAAGAGCAGGCCGGCATCGGCCCAGAAAGCGGCCACCGCGCCGAGGGCCATATCGCTCAGGCCGAGCCAGCGGATCTCGTCAAGGGTGTACTTGCTCGCATTGAGCAGCGCGATGCCATAGAAGAGCAGCGTTGCAGCTGGCACCAGCTGGACGGCACCGTTCAGGATGAGCGCCAGGGAGAAGAGCCCACCACCGACCAAGGGCAGGAACAGGTTCGCCACCATGCGCCGCGCGCTCGCATCCCACAGGCCCTGTCCCGTGCGCTTGCTCCGCCGCCAAGTGAACCAGAACGCTCCGAGCAGCGCCACCGCGAGCACGAGGGCGCCATCGGCCAACAGGAAGGTCACATGGTCCCACCACGCATCCTGTCGGCTCATTGGGCCCAGCACGATCGTCTCGCCGGAATAGCCAGTGTAATCGCGACTCCAAACCAGCGCCAGGTGATGCTCGCGCGCCGCGAAGGCCCCGAACAGCGCCGCAACGCCAGCAATCACCCCGCTCAGCCCGCTGAGGCTCAGGAATCGGGTGCTGCGATCCATTAGGCCGCGGATGCGGGCCAGCTCGTCGAGGTGCTCCTGTTGGTTCATGTGCAAAGCTCTTTGCGCTGCAAAGTAACGGGGCGCGATCGCGATCCGTATGCGTTCCGCAGAAAAAATCAATGCACGGCCAAAGCCGCCAGCACCACCCCGATGATCACGGCAGCGAATCGCGCGGCGTTGAAGCGGTGATCGGGCGCGCTCTCGAAGATGATGGTGGTGCCGATGTGCAGCAGCATGCCGATGGCCAGGCCCAGC
Coding sequences within it:
- a CDS encoding endonuclease/exonuclease/phosphatase family protein: MNHRRQLFITSLLLALACGLAFAPDAYLPMLARAFALWWAVAFTAISLLLLLKRWWWPASAAMLGSLIVLQLLQVPSQDLIAPSERPHLRIAHLNVLQPNTRRSAVLAEILGADADLVSVQEVSPEWALALREGLKSEYPHQVIAPRTNCYGIALFSRVPLHHAEVVVMAGAPFIEAEVGTEAGPVRVFIAHATSPGSPGQFARRNAQLRALADRIARSELPTVLIGDLNTVHWDDAYRRLCAGSGLRSLNDPGMATWPSIGPIAFIPLDHALVRGPLRASAIGSFSIPGSDHRGLLAQLHISHAH
- a CDS encoding transcriptional regulator; the encoded protein is MIEGLHKAFESRVRLGIMAVLAVNEWVDHAQLKELLGVTDGNLASHLSALEELKYVQVRKRFIGKRPNTSYKATAAGGRAFRDHLDAIERLIPKP
- a CDS encoding DUF4173 domain-containing protein, whose product is MNAIASWIRSRSALIIALLSAFIFDRLFFQMGIGLNLALFAVLMVVLIAHRIGLEALSLPARWAMLGTVVAALMVAVHGSVIAPIMAVLGLIWSSAMGHERTLRSIPLAFSQALANYVSLPIATLDGTNELLPKRGAARTGWRWARLSVIPLLVLAIFFQLYRVGNPKFDHLTAGFLDGIWQVVAQFFELVFTAHALFFLFGLFVCAGMLFRFAPKLVAQWEEGMSDAMRRIRVNRPHWLAPLAMDPLERERRRGIVLLALVNVLLLVVNIIDIDWVWFGFTVPEDFSLKQFVHEGTWALIFSILLSIVVVLWFFRGNQNFYWRNAWLKRLALLWVVQNGILAVSVFLRNWHYIGFHGLAYKRIGVIVFLALVLVGLVTLFIKVRERRTLYYLVRVNTWAAFAMLIGLTTVDWDSFIVRVNLRHSNPGEIDIDNYLAMSDKVLPLLYANIGLVEQQMERHKSNRVRWVGHLEPQAFRTALDAKRDRFMERMQAQHWQEWTWSDARTLSCLKEKAVVAVR